DNA sequence from the Dreissena polymorpha isolate Duluth1 chromosome 3, UMN_Dpol_1.0, whole genome shotgun sequence genome:
GTGGAATTCATAAATGCCAGTAACCGGAACAACAAATACACCAGTGTTTTTGTTGTATGATCGTTTCAAGTCGACAAATATTGTGTCGAATAAGATGCTTGCTCCTGATGAAACGGTTGCGTTCTTACTGAGTCCAACTGAGAAAATCACCACGGGTTCTGCGTCTTAAAttcaaaacaatacatgttcaacTTTATAAATGCTTAAAGTTTACTTCACCGATTTGAAACATAAGACGCGTTGAATTAAACAAGAAAATTATTTCTCCCCTTACCTGGGTTGCTCAAGTCATCATCCGATATGATCTGTGTTCCACTAAATGAAGTAAATTGGTAGTCAGATGATCCAAACAGTCGGCTGACGTGACCGGATCGTGAAAATACAGCGACCTGTTCGCCTGATGCCAAATGTACGATCACCGTGTTGCCTGCACTGGCCCATTCGAAGTCAACAAAGGCGTAAATAGAGCAGATATATCTTTCCACGTGGTCTTTGTTTGCCCACAGATCCAGCCATAGCTCTTCGTTTTGCATCGATGTGCTGAAAGAATGTGCATGATTTATGATTTATGTTTCGCACATGTTAGCAGTATATTAGAATTCATCGTTAAAGTACAATAAATAAACCACTGTTATCGCAGTTGCGAATGGATACTTTTCCCAACTTTATTAATAACTCGTCATACGGATAGCTTCAATGCTTCCTAAATTTACTGAAAAGATCAGAAAGCATAAACACAATTCGTTGATTCTATTAAAGATCCATATTTCCTTACTCAATCTAACGCCCTTCTACACAGTTACTTTTGTTTGCTAAAATAGCTTTCCTAACCGGATAAGATCAATAATTTATACACTGTCGATGAATAATTTACAATATGTGATAGGACGCGTGTTTCGTTGTTTTATCACGATTGGAATCAATTTGCAGAATATAAGAGGATGCATAAATAAATGGGGCAAGTTTAATGAAAACCCTTTGCTGAAAGAGAAGTTTCAAGCACTGAAGATTTGTGTTTGTGCAAATTATCGGAAGTTATAAGGTTGATGAAAGACAAGATGGTCAACGGCGTTTCtatttctttttgtatttataaaattttaaattGGAATAATGCAAGATGCACTTCATTACTGTTCATCATAATGATTAAACGATTCGAGTAACAAACCTAGAGAAGTGAAGTACGTAGTATCCACTAGAACGAGCCGTGAATACACCTGTTGAAAGGTCCAAAACACCGCGATCATCAACAAGTTGTGTATGGTACTGGACAATTGCGTCTCCAACTACGTTTTGATGGTGATTTGAAGTTGCTGAGAATGCGATGACAGCGTGATCGCCTGAATCTGTCAtgacatataataaataattaaacactACAAACGTTTAACAGTTAAGCAAGTAGTAAAGGTGTATTTGCTATGCGTGAGGAAAAGTATATCAGCTCGAACCAGGCTTACACAGTGGCTGAGATCCCAGTTGCACACCagtaaatgtgttttctttaagGCCACTATTGTACAACGAAACAGGAACTGACGTTTTTGATTTAACTTTAACGGTGTCTCCCAATTTGAGTTGAACAATGACAGTGTTGCTAGCTGCGACGTTAGCCCCATTTACGTGTCCGTAGAGGGTCGCAAGAGCTGCAGAATTTTTGTACAAGTCCAAAATGAAATGTCCGTACGTCGCGCTGCATCCAAATACTTTGAATTTGTAGATACCATCTCTCGAACAAGTAAAAATACCATTACTTATATTTGCTGTCGGGTTGTGAATTGTTATTACCTGGAAAAGAAAGTTCTTAATATAACATGaatttacatacaaatacattatgAAGATTTGTATAGATAAAAACTCTGAACCACTCTGCTTTTTTATTCTGCTATGAAATAACATTTATGCTTAGTTTTTCTAAAATGAAAGCGATTACATTTTATGCAAAGCTTTAACAAAGCTGGTAGATGTATTGATGAGGTACTAAACTTATATTATCACAATAAAAAATAGCACGATTTATTCCAAagaattttgaataaattaatcaatttgtTCAAGTACGGACGTGGATTTTCTAGATTTACACATAACGATTATTAATAACAAAGTTGTAGCTAGTCTTTGTGACAAACGTGATGATTTTGATTATATGTTTGTATTATCCTCTTTCGGCTGGTAATTTTCAAAAATACCTTCCTACGACATATTTATCACCAAATTGTTTTCCGATGCGATGACATTTACTATTTATGTAAAGCAAAAAGCTTTCCATAATTAGTACAGTTGTATTTCAGATACAAGTTTTTGTGTCTTTCCGTTTGACCACGTGGCGACTTTGACCTAAAAGTTTGATACAAACACCAACCATGTTATATTACACAGTAGTAAACACGTGTTTGGTATATTATCATGATGTCATATTATTGTTACATAAGGATATGCAACATTAAAATGTGTAACTATCGTGAAACATTCAAAGAATTGAGATTACCTTGacgttattttgtttaaacttcaATCCCTTGAGGAACTCCTATTATGCACCTTTCGATAAAATTAAATACATTGCAAGAATTAGTGTTACATACTACCGAAAGCTATTTTTTTGTGAACATTTGACCCTACAATATGTCATTTTGCTGCTCTCTGAAGGAGTTATACAGTAATATTTTAGAACGCGAAGTTCATTTTTCAAACTAAACGTACGTACAATTGGATATGTTATCGTTGAATTTCCAGAGAAATGTTCAGCTGACTGCTGGGGCTGACCGACCGTAAAGGCTATTGGGTCGAATTTACCGTACACTGTTATGTAATAAAAGAGAAGTTAAATCGGACATTTTTAAAATTTCTAAATACTCGGAGAATACACGATGATCAAAACACTAACGTAAACACAAAACGgcagcacaatattttttataatcatattacatTTCCGTTACATACACATTTGTGTTTGCCAAAACGGATTAACATACTAGATATTATtgtcattaatttaaattaaaatgctacGTTCTTACCTTGTGATATTAttgcaaaccaaataatatgGGCGATCATTCTGGTAAATGTGCAATATGTCTGAAATTCACTGGTGGTGATGTACCGAATTCTGTAACTTCGTACTGTTTCATGATTCCGAAGGTCGCCCTATAAGGAATCCAGTCACGAAAAGCTGATAACCTAGTCCATTATGATAGTGTCAAGTGGACGAACCACAAGACGCATTAAAATATAAgtgcatattatttgaaaatgtgttcaaattaattatgaatttatgttttaaaccaTCTTTTCAAATCACGTGACAAGCATCTATGGCGTGCCCATTACAttgattacataaaatattatgtCACTGTTGTTGTTTCTTATTTAATCGACTGTAATCGACCATTACACATAGGGAAAGTTGGTATGAATGTTCTTAAACACAACACAGTTTAAGCACATGTTCAACTGTTGAGATTCTGGAatgataaaatgatattatgttgtgataatgttgttatatataattgatttaattatGAAAGTTAAATATTctcaaatttgttttaaacagcAATAAAACGCGATATAAAAATTggtgttaaaaaatataatttttacaaagcaacttttaatatttattgatgtattaCTTTCTCGATAATTCAAATATATCGAGTATTTGGTTGCAGCAACGACACACGTCTATTCTCCTCAATAATGTGTTTTTGTACACGTATTATTAAGAAAATTCTCTCTAAAACGTTTTCGAAAGTACTTATACATGCTAAACAGTCGGGTAGAGAAATGATATAAATCTATATTAATTAAAtcttatttcatttaatttttaacatatttatgtacaaagttgtaatatgttatacatgttttataacatttcAAATTACCATCTTAAAGACAAATATATACTTATCATATTGTGTGTTTACCGTTACAAAGAGATTAATAATGTTTCGCAGCAACATTAGCCCATATGAACAAGGTAAACTCTTGAGTGCTTTAATCCGTTAATGGAATTAACATTAAAGCAGCACACAACAAATCAATAATTAATAAAGGAGAGAATATTTCGATGTCAAATTATGCTGACCACAATAAATAGTAAATACGTCAATGcttcaacatttttaaacaattccgacaaaaca
Encoded proteins:
- the LOC127873590 gene encoding uncharacterized protein LOC127873590; the protein is MIAHIIWFAIISQVYGKFDPIAFTVGQPQQSAEHFSGNSTITYPIVITIHNPTANISNGIFTCSRDGIYKFKVFGCSATYGHFILDLYKNSAALATLYGHVNGANVAASNTVIVQLKLGDTVKVKSKTSVPVSLYNSGLKENTFTGVQLGSQPLYSGDHAVIAFSATSNHHQNVVGDAIVQYHTQLVDDRGVLDLSTGVFTARSSGYYVLHFSSTSMQNEELWLDLWANKDHVERYICSIYAFVDFEWASAGNTVIVHLASGEQVAVFSRSGHVSRLFGSSDYQFTSFSGTQIISDDDLSNPDAEPVVIFSVGLSKNATVSSGASILFDTIFVDLKRSYNKNTGVFVVPVTGIYEFHFHCLSRADSNLNLALYRSNRAVVGFYNIRNAAHSFSAGNAAVLELTGGETISIKADDYNYLLGAPNEVYCTFSGYMLHSTGPIVIG